A single window of Paenibacillus urinalis DNA harbors:
- a CDS encoding DEAD/DEAH box helicase — protein sequence MATRVSDKLFELVLHNKGRGPRISTFIDLIVLERIGRSANNMYLVNTMNAGPKQTLLAYEMNEHKSGTISPLGEGVSRDEIMNVFVPEKDFYDSSEQKIDDIVNTLYVAKAAKNDIKKKEMRILENKQRVESGIQPLGPHPELILAWDGDIFSEVYRVLNDRYNTPMLPEWKEEIVQACYDHGLLTNLEVKSYGKDYDLEAALLRITEENLEAIISEGIRSYSMPFAILDDGPTEEESVLKNCTTLDVYLENFAGELGQRIQENSVLRFDPTKEEHHRSLYHANLHANTKGVTGLFPPQADVVMGCANTIKDDEDDYVFVVGEMGSGKSPMGALIPYVTHAIRSGMEKPKPYRALVFVPAIMVEKWKREIEERIPDVKVYQINNWRDVHRLRNMPYRPTEIEYYVMSSDAAKQTYPIEPVMDFRKGYVKNHDYEEVIAQKRAGKKIRIRMTKENSFRNGAAITRTAIGPEAMYCPQCGQPIKKTKEKYSDEHYFQLRRGKDKWAWNQNRENYRCRNKVSKDALPKHQRLKGDSPDQECGFIFWSAKKLPARSLERKVSPAWYLNKHLRRGFFEYLIADEVHEYKSGDSDRANAFGQLINHTNKQILLTGTLLGGMARDIFYLLARLDAKKLKLEGITYDDESRFVENYGVYERSMTEFTDDRKGKKRKKQLPGVSPLVFPRFLMSNCAFIELGDLGYALPPYREIPMFIEMEDEHRRMYDELEENIMDAMGQGGMKHLSSYITKLYQYADMPFKHEPITYLDEHDKVKELCQPYNFPEDYTPSKYYALQSLLEEQIEERGRKVLVYGRFTGGDNGVDTWLYERLKQDGYNVGILRSSGTYDGMKMPKQEDRETWLRKNMERYDWDVLVTNSRLVAVGLDLLMFPHIHFYQMDYSAYNYMQASRRSWRIKQTEEVEVSTSVYRNTIQADVLESIAKKIDAAMALQGKFSEEGLRAMADSGDGINALAKKLMSEGRLDNINSIEDRWKRINASYEQLQNSSYEGYDSYEMNPLGIDKVREIQKGLVNKMRIDVASGKITQNDLNSYMDHIEEIFRVVEDVREYNKGLRKNDRIVEGQGAFAFF from the coding sequence ATGGCCACAAGAGTATCGGACAAACTCTTTGAACTCGTCCTGCATAATAAAGGTCGTGGACCTAGAATCAGTACTTTTATTGATTTGATCGTCCTCGAAAGAATAGGTAGAAGCGCCAATAATATGTATTTGGTTAATACCATGAATGCAGGACCGAAACAAACACTTTTAGCTTATGAGATGAATGAGCATAAAAGCGGAACGATCTCTCCATTAGGTGAAGGGGTAAGCCGGGATGAAATCATGAACGTCTTTGTTCCAGAGAAAGACTTTTATGACTCATCGGAGCAAAAGATTGATGATATCGTTAACACTCTTTATGTAGCAAAAGCTGCCAAGAATGATATCAAGAAGAAGGAAATGCGCATTTTAGAAAACAAGCAACGCGTTGAATCAGGCATACAGCCACTAGGGCCACATCCTGAACTTATCTTAGCTTGGGATGGCGATATCTTCTCAGAAGTGTATCGAGTACTGAATGATCGATATAATACGCCAATGCTTCCTGAATGGAAGGAAGAGATCGTGCAGGCTTGTTATGATCATGGTCTCCTGACTAACCTTGAAGTAAAGAGCTATGGTAAGGATTATGATCTTGAAGCTGCTTTGCTTCGAATCACTGAAGAGAACCTGGAAGCCATTATTTCAGAAGGTATTCGGTCTTATTCCATGCCATTCGCTATTCTGGACGATGGTCCAACTGAAGAAGAATCTGTACTCAAGAACTGCACGACGTTGGATGTGTATCTCGAGAACTTTGCAGGAGAGCTTGGCCAGCGGATTCAGGAAAACTCTGTATTGCGCTTTGATCCTACAAAGGAAGAGCATCATCGTTCTTTATATCATGCGAATCTTCATGCAAACACCAAAGGTGTTACCGGATTGTTCCCGCCACAAGCAGATGTCGTTATGGGCTGTGCTAATACGATCAAAGACGATGAGGATGACTACGTATTTGTCGTCGGTGAGATGGGATCTGGTAAATCACCAATGGGCGCCCTAATTCCTTATGTTACTCATGCTATTCGATCAGGCATGGAGAAACCTAAGCCTTATCGTGCACTCGTATTTGTGCCAGCAATAATGGTCGAAAAATGGAAGCGGGAGATAGAGGAGCGTATTCCTGATGTGAAAGTATATCAAATCAATAACTGGCGGGATGTACATCGCTTAAGAAATATGCCGTATCGCCCGACAGAGATCGAATACTATGTCATGAGTTCTGATGCAGCAAAGCAGACATATCCGATTGAACCGGTTATGGATTTCCGCAAAGGATATGTCAAAAATCATGACTATGAAGAAGTCATTGCACAAAAGAGAGCGGGTAAGAAAATCCGCATTCGTATGACCAAAGAAAATTCCTTTAGAAATGGTGCAGCGATAACACGAACTGCTATTGGCCCTGAAGCTATGTATTGTCCTCAATGCGGACAGCCGATTAAGAAGACGAAAGAGAAGTACTCTGATGAGCATTACTTCCAGCTTCGCCGCGGTAAAGACAAATGGGCTTGGAATCAAAACCGTGAAAACTACCGCTGTCGCAATAAAGTCTCAAAAGATGCTCTTCCTAAGCATCAGCGTCTTAAGGGCGATTCTCCTGATCAAGAGTGCGGCTTTATTTTTTGGAGTGCTAAGAAGCTCCCTGCTCGCTCTCTCGAGAGAAAGGTATCTCCTGCATGGTATCTGAATAAACATCTTCGTCGTGGATTCTTTGAATACTTGATCGCAGATGAGGTTCATGAATACAAGAGTGGAGACTCGGATCGTGCGAATGCCTTCGGTCAGTTGATCAATCATACAAATAAGCAGATTTTGCTGACAGGTACACTTCTCGGTGGTATGGCAAGAGATATCTTCTATCTTCTGGCTAGACTGGACGCGAAGAAGCTGAAATTGGAAGGTATTACGTATGATGATGAAAGCCGCTTCGTTGAGAACTATGGCGTATACGAACGTTCTATGACAGAGTTCACCGATGATCGTAAGGGCAAGAAGAGAAAGAAGCAGTTGCCTGGCGTTTCGCCACTTGTATTCCCGCGCTTCTTAATGAGTAACTGTGCCTTTATCGAGCTGGGTGACCTAGGCTATGCACTGCCGCCGTATCGTGAGATTCCAATGTTCATCGAGATGGAAGACGAGCATCGCAGAATGTATGACGAGTTGGAAGAAAACATCATGGATGCGATGGGGCAAGGCGGGATGAAGCATCTTTCCTCGTATATCACAAAGCTCTATCAGTATGCAGATATGCCATTCAAACACGAGCCGATCACATATCTTGATGAGCATGACAAGGTTAAGGAGCTATGTCAGCCGTATAATTTCCCTGAAGATTACACTCCAAGTAAATATTATGCGCTCCAGAGCCTTCTGGAGGAGCAGATCGAGGAACGCGGCCGTAAAGTACTTGTCTATGGACGTTTTACTGGCGGAGATAATGGAGTCGATACGTGGCTGTATGAGCGGCTTAAACAGGATGGCTATAATGTTGGTATCCTACGTTCATCTGGAACCTATGATGGAATGAAGATGCCGAAGCAAGAGGATCGGGAAACCTGGCTGCGTAAGAATATGGAACGCTATGATTGGGATGTTCTTGTAACCAACTCTCGTCTGGTCGCTGTTGGTCTTGATCTGCTTATGTTCCCTCATATTCATTTCTATCAAATGGATTACAGTGCTTATAACTATATGCAGGCTTCACGCCGATCTTGGCGGATTAAACAGACTGAGGAAGTTGAAGTTAGTACGTCGGTCTATCGCAATACAATCCAGGCAGATGTGCTAGAAAGCATTGCGAAGAAGATTGATGCGGCAATGGCTCTGCAAGGCAAGTTCTCTGAAGAGGGTCTTCGTGCAATGGCAGACTCTGGCGATGGCATCAATGCACTGGCTAAGAAGCTTATGAGTGAAGGAAGACTGGATAATATCAATTCCATTGAAGATCGATGGAAGCGAATCAATGCTTCCTATGAGCAGCTGCAGAACAGCTCCTATGAGGGTTATGACTCTTATGAAATGAATCCACTTGGTATTGATAAAGTGCGTGAGATTCAGAAAGGCCTTGTTAATAAGATGCGTATTGATGTGGCTTCCGGCAAGATTACTCAGAACGATCTAAACAGTTATATGGATCATATCGAAGAAATCTTCCGTGTCGTTGAGGATGTGCGTGAGTATAACAAAGGGCTTCGTAAGAACGATAGAATCGTGGAAGGACAAGGCGCTTTTGCCTTCTTTTAA
- the dnaN gene encoding DNA polymerase III subunit beta: protein MTMTLEHDIDLDKKVDLQLADDANKVRKITIKTAELLKAVRRAVSIVNHNHSTLVLQNIFFATTDNGIILRAVNDSFSVETTIDPAHCVIEDDPRSVLFPAKRLLDIVSKMSGKNTTIFIRDNFIRIKSGRANMDIGVQDADEFPKLPQIKKGNTFEIAADALLDMYTRTVFATSKLESMPVLQGVLHDIEDQRFRCIATDRHRFAQVYHPTTIECEPMRVSVPAITINEVMKHLKEKKADTIKVTVKDTRVVYDMNDTVLYSQVLEGTYPDTNRIIPTGAKATVTVPNSEFLGAVKRAAIFLDDSNSSKITIMIDGEKNQMRIQSLDSDEGTMLEDMVTLKGEGGFASSTMNGRYLLESLSRIGGTAHVEIKMTSTMPFLLREANALEGNVNVVVPVKHRLDSSKSIENFTSNYNEEEADPFAGRAEEYAEQQASEATESQEGAA, encoded by the coding sequence ATGACTATGACACTTGAACATGATATTGATTTAGATAAGAAGGTTGACCTGCAGCTGGCTGATGATGCGAATAAGGTAAGAAAGATAACAATTAAGACTGCTGAGCTATTAAAAGCAGTGAGACGAGCTGTATCCATTGTTAACCATAATCATTCAACTCTTGTATTGCAAAATATATTCTTTGCTACTACAGATAACGGAATTATTTTACGAGCTGTAAACGACAGCTTTTCTGTAGAAACAACAATCGATCCGGCACATTGCGTGATTGAAGATGATCCGAGATCTGTTTTGTTTCCAGCTAAGCGTCTTTTAGATATTGTCAGTAAAATGAGCGGAAAGAATACGACGATCTTTATTCGGGATAATTTCATTCGAATCAAGTCAGGTCGAGCTAATATGGATATTGGAGTCCAGGATGCAGACGAGTTCCCAAAACTGCCTCAGATCAAGAAAGGAAACACTTTCGAAATCGCTGCTGATGCATTGCTTGATATGTACACTCGTACAGTATTTGCAACCTCTAAGCTTGAAAGCATGCCTGTTTTGCAGGGCGTACTACATGACATTGAAGATCAAAGATTCCGCTGTATTGCAACGGATCGTCATCGTTTTGCGCAGGTCTATCATCCGACAACTATTGAGTGTGAGCCAATGCGTGTCAGCGTTCCTGCAATAACAATCAATGAAGTTATGAAGCATCTGAAAGAAAAGAAGGCTGATACGATCAAGGTTACAGTCAAAGACACTCGTGTAGTATACGATATGAACGATACTGTCCTTTACTCCCAGGTATTAGAAGGCACATATCCGGATACAAATCGAATCATCCCTACTGGAGCTAAGGCTACTGTGACAGTTCCTAATTCAGAGTTCCTAGGCGCAGTGAAGCGGGCAGCTATCTTTTTGGATGATTCTAATTCTTCTAAAATAACAATCATGATTGATGGCGAAAAGAACCAGATGCGCATTCAATCACTGGATAGTGATGAAGGCACAATGTTAGAAGATATGGTAACACTAAAAGGAGAGGGCGGGTTTGCTTCATCCACGATGAATGGTCGTTATCTGCTTGAGTCCCTAAGCAGGATTGGTGGCACTGCTCATGTTGAGATTAAGATGACATCAACAATGCCTTTTCTCTTAAGAGAAGCTAATGCTCTTGAAGGTAATGTAAATGTCGTTGTGCCTGTTAAGCATAGACTTGATAGCTCGAAATCTATCGAAAACTTTACGTCAAATTATAACGAAGAAGAAGCTGATCCTTTTGCTGGTCGTGCAGAGGAATACGCTGAGCAGCAAGCTTCTGAGGCTACTGAAAGCCAAGAAGGAGCAGCTTAA
- a CDS encoding flagellin gives MIINHNIAAINTQRSLGAANSAQGKNMEKLSSGLRINRAGDDAAGLAISEKMRGQIRGLEQASRNAQDGISLIQTAEGALNESHSILQRMRELAVQSASDTNTDSDRAELQKEVNQLAEELTRISTDTEFNTKKLINGSAENVTFQIGANAGQSISLSISDMGAEALKVSTEYTSDNDGTTATLTAGTTTLTFKEAVNVGDDIDDGSGNGTTRKATEDDVVVAGYYDGDKMVVKVDEAYADEAKVNAGINISNQEDADTAITTINAAIESVSAERSKLGSVQNRLEHTVNNLGTTAENLTASESRIRDVDMAKEMVEQTKNSILSQAAQAMLAQANQQPQAVLQLLR, from the coding sequence ATGATTATCAATCACAACATTGCGGCGATTAACACTCAACGCAGCCTGGGCGCAGCTAACTCTGCACAAGGAAAAAACATGGAGAAATTGTCTTCCGGTCTTCGCATCAACCGTGCTGGTGATGACGCAGCGGGTCTTGCAATCTCCGAAAAAATGCGTGGACAAATCCGCGGTCTTGAGCAAGCTTCTCGTAACGCTCAAGATGGTATCTCACTGATCCAGACAGCTGAAGGTGCATTGAATGAATCTCATTCTATCCTGCAACGTATGCGTGAGCTGGCAGTTCAATCAGCATCTGACACAAACACGGATTCCGACCGCGCAGAGCTTCAAAAAGAAGTAAACCAATTAGCTGAAGAATTGACTCGTATCTCTACAGACACTGAGTTCAATACGAAAAAGCTGATCAATGGTTCTGCTGAAAATGTTACATTCCAAATCGGAGCAAATGCAGGTCAAAGCATTAGTCTTTCAATTAGTGACATGGGCGCTGAAGCGCTGAAAGTAAGCACAGAGTACACATCTGATAACGATGGCACTACTGCAACTTTGACTGCCGGAACAACTACACTTACTTTTAAAGAAGCAGTTAATGTCGGAGACGACATTGACGATGGCAGTGGTAATGGTACAACTAGAAAGGCAACCGAAGATGATGTTGTTGTAGCTGGTTACTACGATGGCGACAAAATGGTTGTCAAAGTTGACGAAGCATATGCTGATGAAGCAAAAGTAAACGCTGGTATCAACATTTCTAACCAAGAAGACGCTGATACAGCAATCACTACAATTAACGCAGCGATCGAGAGCGTATCTGCTGAGCGTTCTAAATTGGGTTCCGTACAAAACCGTTTGGAGCACACAGTAAATAACCTGGGTACAACAGCAGAGAACCTGACAGCATCTGAATCCCGTATTCGTGACGTTGACATGGCGAAAGAAATGGTTGAGCAAACTAAGAACTCGATTCTTTCCCAAGCAGCTCAAGCAATGTTGGCTCAAGCAAACCAACAACCACAAGCAGTTCTTCAATTGCTTCGTTAA
- a CDS encoding carbon storage regulator, whose amino-acid sequence MGKLTVNRRAGESIIIGNSIHIKVKVDDYGNPKLEITAPNDVKILREEILSDEQKELCRQNGLPL is encoded by the coding sequence ATGGGAAAATTAACAGTCAACAGAAGAGCGGGTGAGTCGATCATTATCGGCAATTCCATACATATTAAAGTGAAGGTCGATGATTACGGCAATCCAAAGTTAGAAATAACTGCTCCGAATGACGTTAAGATACTCAGGGAAGAGATCTTGTCAGACGAACAAAAAGAGCTCTGCAGACAAAATGGACTGCCGCTCTAA